From the genome of Meriones unguiculatus strain TT.TT164.6M chromosome 17, Bangor_MerUng_6.1, whole genome shotgun sequence:
ATCAGGCTAAGTATGAAGACTAAGCTCAAACACACCAAGGACTAAACTCAAAAGGTACTGAAAGCCCCAGGCCTGGTGATGCAGGCGTTTAGTTCCGGCACTCGCGGGGCAGAGGCAGTAGAATCTGGGACTTCCAGACTAGCCCGGTCTACGCCGCGAGCGCCTGACTCAGATAAAGAATActagcagaggcaggcggatctccgagttcaaggccagcctggtctacaaagaggctaggacagccaaggcttcacagagcaaccctatctctaaaaacaaagcaaaaaaccaaaccaagccaaacaccAGCGACTAAGTTTAGCAAGTACTGAGGACTAAGTTCAACAATTACTAAAGATCTGCTAAGGACCAGGCCCCGAGACCATTGAGTTCAAGATGACGCACGGCGCTACATCTAAAAGGTACCGACTCCACGAGAGCCCGAGCCGTCTGGGGGACAGGAAGGGCCGCTGCACCAGGAGCAGAGACCCGGCCCCAAGGGTGGTGGAATGGGAGTGCGGGCCCGTGTGTCATGTGTGGGTTAGAGACGTGGGAGGCTGTGGCCCTCAGAGCCAGCGTAGCCGGGGCATTGGCGTGGATCTTGCCCGGGGAGGCCGAGCTGAGTTGCCGAGGAGGACGACGCGTTTGGACCTAAGTGTGGAAGGGGATCCGAGGGACCGGGAGCCGGACGCAGGGGCAGGAGGGGGCGGCCTGTGTGGGGCTCGTGGAGTGGGAGCTGCTTGGGGACCTGGCCACCGTCGGGGGGCGGGGCCTGCGGGGCGGGGCCTGCGCCCTGGGCTCGGCTGCGCGCTTACGATCTGTGGGTCGGTGGCCACGCCGCTGCTGAAGGTGGTGGTGAAGGTGGAGGCGCAGGCCTCGCTGTACCAGGGCACCCGGCCCTGCCGCGTGGTGCTGCCCACTGACAGCGTGTGGATGCTGTTGGTGTAGCCGTCGCAGTTGCAGTTGTCGTAGTGGAGGCCGCCGTTTCCCGAGGCCCAGATGAACAGTGTGCCCAGCCCTTGGCGgccctggcggggggggggggggcgaccCGGGAAAACACAGTCAGCCCTGCAAGGCCCCGGGCCCGGCCCCTCCGCCGGGGCGCGTCCCCTGCGCACCTTGGTCACGCCGCGCCTGAAGGCTTCCCGGGTGAGGACGCCCGGCCCGTCCACCGTGCGACCGTCGTCCTCCGGGCCCCAGCTGGCGCTGTAGATGTGTATGTGTTGCGGCTGCAGGCTGAGCGACTGCGCCTCCACGATGTCCGTGATGGTCCCGTCCAACATGCGCACGCCTGCGCGGGTGGGCGTGGGCCTTGCGCCAGCACCAACTCTGCGTGCCCTACCAGGCCGCCCCGCCACCCTTCAGTCACCCACAGCCTAGGGCCTGGCAGTGCCCAGCAACCAGTGCTGGGAACGGGGGGAGCGGCTGGGAGCGGCATTCCTGCCCTGGTCAGCCTCGGCCTGacagcccccagcccccacccctggTACCTCCAATTTTGGCGTTGAAGGCCACACCGGCACCACAGAAACCGTTGTTAGCTGTGGCAGACACCTCCCCGGCGCAGCGGGTCCCATGCCTGATAGACAGACACGCACGCGTCACAGCCCACGCCGGCCTTTCTGCAGGCCCCAGAACACCCCCTATGCAGAATCTAGCTCACCGGTTCTCGTCGCTGGGTGTGTAGCGAGGCTGGGGATCTGGGTCATAGTCATTAAAGTCATAGCTGGCCAGAgggtcctggggggggggggcacgcAGGGAAGGCGAGGTGAGAGTGAGGTGGGCCTGGGTGGCTCTGGGGCACGCGCGCGGCCTTGCTGCCTTGATCCCTGGGTGACTCACGTAATTAGCCCAGAGGTCCGGGTGGTCCTTCTCGATGCCATCGTCCAAGATGGAGACCACCACTCCCCGGCCAGTCAGTCCCTGGCTCCAGACCTTCAGGATGTTGAGATCTGGTTGCATCTCGTTGTTCTATGGGAGGCGAGGAGGGGCCTGGGGTCAGTGGGGCTCAGGCTGGCCCCCCCGTCCACTCGGCCCTGTCCAAGTGCTCACCATGTACCATTGCTTGGGAAACCAGGGGTCTGTGGGCACCACGAGGGAGCGCTTCACCCGCCGCCTCAACGTCTGCTGCTCAAACCACCGCACCTGCAGAGGTCGCAGGGGCTGCACCGGCCTTCGCCTCCAGGGCCTTCGGCCGTGGGCAGGAGGGCTGTGGACCTCTGTGGAAGTCCTTGACAGGGGTGCTGGCTGGGGCTGCTCCTGAGGATCCGCCGTGACCCTCAGGCTGTGTTCTCAGAGCCACCTTGTTGCAGGGCCTTCTCACctgttctcccctccccccccccgcccgccGGCCACACTACtgcttcttttgagacaggatctcactgtgtagctctgcctgGCCGGGAGTTCAGTGTACAGACTGAGCTAGCCTTGGGTTCAGAGATTCACccacttctgcctctgtctctggagtgctcAGGTCAAAGGTGTGTGCCCTTGCTGCCGTCCCGGCGGCACTTCAAAAACCTCCCGTGCCTGACACCAGGACATCCCTGGCCCACGTCACACAACCTCTATGACCTCCCAGTGTGTATGTTTAGCTTTACATTTGTCGTCTCCATTTCTATCTCCTTTGTCTTCGTACACACACGGTGTGTGCACTTCCACGTGACCGTGTGCCATggcatatatgtggaggtcagaggacaagttgtggAGCTAGAGAGCCatctcagtggttaggagcccaggctgctcttgcagaggaccagggttcgatTCCCAGGGTGTCCATAGCGGCTCACAGCTAGCTCCCTGGAACAAGGTCCAGCCCGATCGAATGCCCCCTTCCGACCTCCCTGGTCACTGCATGCCTGAGTTGCATGCACAGACAAGCAGTCAAAACACTAATACGCATTAGTAAAAGTCAGTGCAAATACAAAATTCCTTGtaagttttttaaaaactaacGGTGGGGTTGGGAGGCAGTGATGTgcgctcctttaatcccagccctcggagttctccgagttccaggacagccaggactacacagagaaaccctgtctcaaaaaacaaacaaaatgacaagaaaaagtagctgtgggagtcagttttctccttccggCATGTAGATCTGGGGACTGAGGTCAGTGAGGTTGTACACACACTTTTTCCCTCTGAGCCGTCTCACTGGCTATTTTTCTGTTGTCTGACATGGGGTCTCGCGTAGGGAGAATTTTGGTCTTTCGGTTCCTTTAGAATATCtataaaactatgttttaatCTCAAGCGTGgagatgtggggctgcttcagagcagctgactatgatttgttcCGTGCCCTAGCAGGGGGATGGTTTgtccagctgcagatagtttgtgTGATATTTGGAAaactggggacttttcagagggtacataAATGCTAGGTCCCTAAGAGGCAGGTTGCTGTTGGTCACAGTTTGTTAAGTAGTCGCAcgcaaagaagaaataagaagaaattagatatcctgatgtcAAAGATCAAATTTGCACCAAGGAGCTTGACCCCCTGATCAGCGGGAAGCAGCCTAACGGCAGCAccccctttccccctctcctttaCCATCTCCCGTCTAGTGTTACAGGGTTGAGAGGGAGGACAAGGGGTGGAGAAGGTTGAAAGGAGAGCCCACAAGGTGCTAAAAGAGAGGTCACAGTCCCTTGTGGTgacctaggctagcctcaaaaactatgtagctgaggctgtcctagagctcctgatcctcctgcctccacttccccagtgTAGGGGTGGCAGGGCTGTGCTAGCACGCCTGGCCTAAGCGGTGGGGCTGGGAAGGAACCCGGGACTTCCTGCTCACCAAACAAGCAGTTTACCCACAGAGCCTTAGCGCCTGCCCCCTCCGCCGTTGTCCACCACACTGACTGCCCAGCAGGCTCCGGCAGTCAGCCCGCTCCTCTCTCAGCTACCGCTAGTGACCGGGAGAGAGCACGTGCCTAGCCTTCCACCCCAGGACCTTTGCGTGTGCTATTCTGACAGACCAAAGCAGCTCAGGTCCCCCTTCTCTTCACACCCTCATCCTAGCCTCGGGAGCCATGTTCTCCTGGGTAACCTGGCttgatctgtctgtctgtccatccactCACGAGCTGCTACTCGTCTCATCTCTTGttgctccttcttttcctcccccacCCTCTTTTTTCCTCATCTTCCCACTACCCCTTCCTCACCCCACTACCTgtcctcattctcttccttcaCAAGGTTTGGTCTCTGAAGACATTAGTTCCTGTGGTGgactgaatgagaatggcctcccaCAGGCTGTTATGTTTTGCTTGGTTTGCAGTTggtgaactgtttaggaagggttaggagggGTGGCCTCGCTGGAGGTGCATCACTGGGAAGTGGGTGTTGGGtctggaggtttcaaaagcccatgctgtTTCTCGCTagccctctctgcctcctcctcgtGGATGAGGATGTGAGctttcagctcctgctccagcgcTGCCCTGTCTGCTGCTGTCCCCCCGGGACGGTGGTCAGGACTCACCCCCTCACAGAGTAAGCTCCAATAAAGTCTTCCCTgtctaagttgccttggccatggtgttctgTCATAGCAGGACAGGAACCAAGACaattcctggtgctgaaggtgAGGACACAGAGAGGACCCTCTGTCCTCTACGGTCACACTACCCCAGCGCCATGCCCATTTCTGCCTGCCAGCTAAGAGCTGTTTGCAGGTAAGGACTGGCCTAGTGTGGACAGGACACCTCCAGAAGCACCAGAAAACCTGGGCTCTGCCCCTGGTTCAGCTTCACGCTCACGGACTCCAGGATTTCGTCTTGGGCACGGTTTTCCTGTGCGTTAAAAATGGACCCATTCCCTTCCCTACACCCTGTGGCTTGGAATGGGGAAGGACCAGTGCATGAGGCCCCCGTCAGTGACAAGCAGGTCAGGGGTCATCAGAGCGTCCCCCAGCCCCCGAGCGCCAGGTTGTCTTATGCGCTGTGCTCACACACAGCTTCCCCAACTAGGCCCCACATCACAACCCTCCAGGCCACGATGACAGTGACAGAAAGTGACTGGTTGGCTTAGGCGGCAGCCATGGGCCCACTCTCACCTTGGGCTCTTTCTTCAGACGCAGACGGTGGCCCCAGTGAGGAGTCAGGGACTGCTGGGCCACACCCCGGTGCCGTAGATGGAAATACTGGTCGTCAGGGAAGATCTGGGAATGTGACGGAAAGGGCATCGCTGGGATCTGGCTCCTTTGAGAGAGTCCCCAGAGGTGGAATCCAGTTTCCACCGCATTATACTCCTCAACCAGGGATCCAGTTGAAGGCCGCAGAAtcccaaattgaacatggagggGGCACGTTCTTTATAGCTGAGGAGGTCTTGGGGACGCCCTCCCATTTGTCCAGGTCTGAGGTCGTCCAGGCCCCCACTCCGTGTCCCGTCCATCCAGGTCCCACCCACCTGTCCCAGGTTGACGAAGCCAAATTTACGTGCCAGGCGCTCAGCCTCCTGGTAACCTTGGGTCACCCGCACGGCCCAGCTGCTGACATAGATAGGGGCCCGGGCTGAAGCCCACCCCACAGCCAGGAGGGCCAAAGCCCAAGACAGACCCAGCCACAGCGCAGTCGGGGAGGGCCGCATagcggggggcggggcggggggcggggcctCAGGAAGCCACCCCATCCTGGACACCATAGCAACCCCGAAGCTTCGACTCCCAAGGGGCCTTGCggttctttcctccccctccactCCCACCTATGAGGGGTGGGAATATTCCACACGTAGAGACAATCCACACAGACCTAAGCCTTCAGGAGCCTCAGTTTCACCACCTATACAAGGTCAACTACACCATCAGGCCCCTAGGAGCAGGTTCAGGGTACCAGAGACGCCCTCAACCTTTTATTTGGCTCCGCCCACTTTCGTCCACGCCCCTCCGTCCAAGTCAGCATCGGTTTTTCCAGTGTAGTCCCGCCTCCTTTGTGATCAACCCCTCCTTCTCTGGTTCGTCCAATCAGTGCTCGCCTTGACCCGGCCCCTCCCACCTTTTCCTCACCTAGCCCCACCCACCGTCACCGCTCTCCGTCAATAATCTACCGCTTGTCCAATCAGTACTGTGCCACTCCCTCTTAACCAATCAACACTCCAGCAGCCTGGCGCCCCGCCCCCTCCGGACTTCTTGCTACCGCCCCGGCCTCCGCCCTGGCCAGAGGGCGATGCGGCGGAGGAGACGGGGCAGGCCCCACCTCCTTTGTCCGCCCTGCCCTCCCATTGGCCAGAGCCCGGGACAGGGGGCGGAGCAAAGAGGGCCGGGGCCTGAAAGCGGCGGGGCAGGGGCGGGGCCCGGCGGCGTGCAAGCGGTGAAGGTGGTGCGGCCTCGGCGGGGCCGGTGCGCGAGGCTGCGGTCGTGCTTCGGCGGCCAGCCCCGGGCCCGCCGCTGCCATGGACTCTCTGCGCCAGCGCTTCGAAAGGTTTCTGGAGCAGAAGAACGTTGCCACCGAAGTGCTCGGGGCACTCGAAGCCAGGACCGGTGTAGAGAAGCGGTATCTCGCCGTGGGTAAGCCTGGAAGAGGGGTGCATGTCGCGGGCTCCTGACGGGCATCCTAAGGCGCTGGGTCTCTGGAGAGGGCGCGAATCGCGGGTCCGAGACGGGTTCCAGGAGGCCCCGGGAACCGGGACCTGGCTCCTTGATCCCCTCCTTGGCTGCACAGCCCAAGTAGCGGTTGGGCACCTGGAAGCTGGGCGCCTTCACCCTGGAGGGAGTTCACATCTTAGGTTTCCGACGAGTTCCAGGAGGCCCTGAGAACTCAGACCCAGCTGCCGCATCCCACCCCTAAAAGGACTCACATGCCGGGTCCCTCTTTAGGACCGTGAGGTCCTGGGGTGCAGCACATCCCAAGTCCCCGAGGGCCTCTACAAGGCCATAAGGACTCTGACCTGACAGGTCTCACGAAGACCTAGACACCCAGACCTGACTTCCTGGGAAGGGGTGCCCAGCTGGGTCCCCAATAGGCAACCAAGATGCCCTGAGTCCCCATTCATGGAAGAGGAGCACACTCTGCTTCTTCCACGGACCCTGGCATTATATGGGGACCATGATCTACCTGAGGGGTCTCATCCTGGACTCCTGAGAAGAGGGGTTTTCATTTGCTGCCTCTCCTCCCAGGTCCCGGGATACGCCACCCTAGGACCCTGCAGCACTCAGGGCCACCTGCCTCCTCTGGGGGCCCTGGCTGCATGCCAGGCCCCATGTccggtttctctgccattctggtTTTTCCAGTGGCCCAACTGGCCCGTATGGGGATGAAAAAACAAGGGACAGCGTCCCTTACCCCCCATCAATCCACTGTGTTCCCAGTCCCTTCCTGCCTGTTCTCATGGAGAAATGACCCCATGGATGTTGGGGACACGAGGCCAGGCTGGGAGGGCACTGCCCCGGCAGCAGGACACCAGGCTTCCCCTCCTCTTTGCCCCAGCATAGTAGCCTTGAGTCAATATTTGTAGAGCTGAGGTGGTGGCTGGGATGAGGGGAGTGTGGGGAGGGCCTATTCACGCATCCTAACCATAGGTCCATTCTAGTTCCAGATCCTCTCTGCAGGGTGTTAGAGGCCTCTGGTGTCTTTCTGAAATGATTTAGTGTGCCCCTTTGTGTCTTCAGGAGCCCACGGGCTTAGTCCCTCCTGAACCACATATGGGCTCTGTGTGAAGGGCTGTGTCCGGCCGTGAGGCCAGCTTCCTCACCAGCTGGAAGGTGGCCCCCCAAACCCCATTGTGTGTATTGGGGGGGGTCTGAAATCTTTGTCCAGATCCCAGGCTATCTCTCTCCACCTGTGACTCAGCACCCCAAGACAGCCATTGTCCCACTGTGTAGGCCCAGATACAGGCTGCGACCTCTGTCCTGCCTTTCCACATCACCAGGGAAATTATGTCATAGTACCCTGTGAGGGAGTGGCCAGAAGGGGAACTGAGGCACAGGAGGCTGTGTTGGGAATGCCCCTCATTTCCacatcctgtcccctccatcacTGCGTGTCGTGTctgtgcccctccccaccccctcaaaGCACTCCCTGCCCCAAGTCCTTGGTGTCCGAGCTTATCCTTCTGCTGCTGAGGTTGCAGTTAAAGAGATTGAGGGAGCCAGTACACTGGGAGAGCCCTTCCCCCATCAATGCCAGAGACCATAACATCTACCTTCCCCTTCAGGACCCTCTCCTCAGTGAAGAGGGACTCTTAGGTTTCAGTTGTCCTAAATGGCCAACTTGTGCCCCCAGGCACTAAATGGGGCAAGCAACTTAGACTCAGGGCAAAGTTCATGGAGCGAGCTGGGGCCCCCTCCTTCTGAGGCCTCAGGTTCCAGAGGATAAGACCCAGAGCAGGTGGAAGGAGGGGCAGGGACTCTGACCTTAGACACAGAGCCTGAGTCCCTGCAGATAACAGTCCAGTCCTAGCTACCCCGAGGGCAAAGGTCCCCTCACATGGATAAGCCATTCCACCTCCCCAGCTCAGCCCAGCCTCTGACCATCACTGGAGCACTATAAGGCCcatactccccccccccaaaaaaaaaaaaaacaaaaaacactttccCACATGCCTCAAGCTCTCCCTTGGCCCTTTCTAGCAGCAACTTCTTTGCTACGAATGTCTTACTGGCCAAAAGGCCATTCTATAGAGTGTAGTAAGAAAGAGTTAAGAAACCACAGCTGCCCCAGGGGGCAGGAGTCAACCTTGGCCACACTTGGATAGCAGGTAAAACTGTAGAACAAGGAATATctcatcttgtttgttttttgttttgggggtcttccagcatgagagagagagagagagagagagagagagagagagagagagagctctccTTCTATCACGTGGTTCCAGCAATCAGCTTAGGTGTCCTACTTGTCGctgtatctgctgagccatctcactggcttctctccactttctctggatagggtctttcactgaatgtGTAGCTCATCGCTTCAGCTAGGCTGATTGCACAGTGAGCGCCAAGGATCTGTTTGTTCCTACCACCCTGTCTCAAATGCTGGCGCTACAGGCAAACTGCAGCAAAGCCCACTTTTGTATTGTTCTGTTGCTAAGTCCTCCTGCTTTCATAGAAATTATTTTGCCAACAGAGCTGCTCCCATGAGCCTCCTGGGCGGTGTCAAACATGGACTCACGTAGTTCGGCTGTcattgaactcactatgtagccaaggatgaccttgtgCACTCTGtcctcccagcattccagaggctgagacaggaggagccagagtccaaggccagcctgggctacagggcaagacctagtctcaaaaaccaacgaaacaaaaacaccccaaaacaaaacaaaaaccccaaatagCCAACGCCTGGGCAGAACATACACCTTTAACCTGGCCCTcgagaggcaggagcaggcagctctctatgagtctgaggccagcaagGACTGCACTGTGAGACCCCGTTTTAAAGAAGGGAATTTAAAATCTGCTGACCTCCTGACCCCAAACTGAGCTCCGGCCCACAGGCTGCCCAGGGCATCGCCTTGAGAGGGTGCGGGCTTCTGACTATGGGAGGCGCGGCTGCGTTAGGGGCGGTGCCTGCCACTCTTACCTTCCAGGAGCAGTCACTCTGCTAAGCCTGTATCTTCTATTCGGCTACGGGGCGTCTCTGCTGTGCAATGTAATCGGATTTGCATACCCCGCATATGCTTCGTGAGTGTGGCCAGCCGTCgggtggggagggggcgggggcggggtccTGCTGGAGGCTCCCGGGTGGGACTGCGAGTGGACGCGTGCGTCCCCCGTCTGTCTGGACAGAGTCAAGGCTATCGAGAGCCCAAGCAAGGAAGACGATACTGTGTGGCTAACCTACTGGGTGGTTTACGCCCTTTTCGGCCTGGTCGAATTCTTCAGCGATCTACTCCTATTCTGGTTCCCTTTCTACTACGCGGGCAAGGTGGGAAGGCTGGCCAGCCCCAGGggcaggtggaggaggaagaggggacagTGGGGTGTGCCCCCTTGTGTGTGGTAGGGCCCTGTGCGTGACGGTGCGGTGACGCTGTCGGAGGGCAGGGCCCCGCGTGTGACAATGTGTCCCCCGCAGTGCGCCTTCCTGTTATTCTGCATGACGCCGGGACCGTGGAACGGAGCACTCATACTGTACCACCGCGTCATACGACCGCTGTTTCTAAAACATCACGTGGCCCTCGACACCGCCGCGAGCCAGCTAAGCGGAAGAGCGTTGGACATAGCGGCTGGGATAACCCGGGACGGTGTGTACTAAGAAGGGGCTTGATCT
Proteins encoded in this window:
- the Reep6 gene encoding receptor expression-enhancing protein 6 isoform X7 — protein: MDSLRQRFERFLEQKNVATEVLGALEARTGVEKRYLAVGAVTLLSLYLLFGYGASLLCNVIGFAYPAYASVKAIESPSKEDDTVWLTYWVVYALFGLVEFFSDLLLFWFPFYYAGKCAFLLFCMTPGPWNGALILYHRVIRPLFLKHHVALDTAASQLSGRALDIAAGITRDAKTSQTPPLKSK
- the Reep6 gene encoding receptor expression-enhancing protein 6 isoform X6, which produces MDSLRQRFERFLEQKNVATEVLGALEARTGVEKRYLAVGAVTLLSLYLLFGYGASLLCNVIGFAYPAYASVKAIESPSKEDDTVWLTYWVVYALFGLVEFFSDLLLFWFPFYYAGKCAFLLFCMTPGPWNGALILYHRVIRPLFLKHHVALDTAASQLSGRALDIAAGITRDALAGLELIEIHLLSLLRPRIKAKTSQTPPLKSK
- the Reep6 gene encoding receptor expression-enhancing protein 6 isoform X5, producing the protein MDSLRQRFERFLEQKNVATEVLGALEARTGVEKRYLAVGAVTLLSLYLLFGYGASLLCNVIGFAYPAYASVKAIESPSKEDDTVWLTYWVVYALFGLVEFFSDLLLFWFPFYYAGKCAFLLFCMTPGPWNGALILYHRVIRPLFLKHHVALDTAASQLSGRALDIAAGITRDVLQVLARGRALVTPAATVETPAALELDPKTSQTPPLKSK
- the Reep6 gene encoding receptor expression-enhancing protein 6 isoform X3, with the protein product MDSLRQRFERFLEQKNVATEVLGALEARTGVEKRYLAVGAVTLLSLYLLFGYGASLLCNVIGFAYPAYASVKAIESPSKEDDTVWLTYWVVYALFGLVEFFSDLLLFWFPFYYAGKCAFLLFCMTPGPWNGALILYHRVIRPLFLKHHVALDTAASQLSGRALDIAAGITRDALAGLELIEIHLLSLLRPRIKVLQVLARGRALVTPAATVETPAALELDPKTSQTPPLKSK
- the Reep6 gene encoding receptor expression-enhancing protein 6 isoform X4, with translation MDSLRQRFERFLEQKNVATEVLGALEARTGVEKRYLAVAVTLLSLYLLFGYGASLLCNVIGFAYPAYASVKAIESPSKEDDTVWLTYWVVYALFGLVEFFSDLLLFWFPFYYAGKCAFLLFCMTPGPWNGALILYHRVIRPLFLKHHVALDTAASQLSGRALDIAAGITRDALAGLELIEIHLLSLLRPRIKVLQVLARGRALVTPAATVETPAALELDPKTSQTPPLKSK
- the Pcsk4 gene encoding LOW QUALITY PROTEIN: proprotein convertase subtilisin/kexin type 4 (The sequence of the model RefSeq protein was modified relative to this genomic sequence to represent the inferred CDS: deleted 1 base in 1 codon), encoding MVSRMGWLPEAPPPAPPPAMRPSPTALWLGLSWALALLAVGWASARAPIYVSSWAVRVTQGYQEAERLARKFGFVNLGQIFPDDQYFHLRHRGVAQQSLTPHWGHRLRLKKEPKVRWFEQQTLRRRVKRSLVVPTDPWFPKQWYMNNEMQPDLNILKVWSQGLTGRGVVVSILDDGIEKDHPDLWANYDPLASYDFNDYDPDPQPRYTPSDENRHGTRCAGEVSATANNGFCGAGVAFNAKIGGVRMLDGTITDIVEAQSLSLQPQHIHIYSASWGPEDDGRTVDGPGVLTREAFRRGVTKGRQGLGTLFIWASGNGGLHYDNCNCDGYTNSIHTLSVGSTTRQGRVPWYSEACASTFTTTFSSGVATDPQIVTTDLHHQCTDKHTGTSASAPLAAGMIALALEANPLLTWRDMQHLVVRASRPAQLQAEDWRINGVGRQVSHHYGYGLLDAGLLVDLARVWLPTQPQKKCTIRVVHSPIPIVPRMLVAKNVSACSGGSRRLIRSLEHVQVQLSLTYSRRGDLEISLTSPMGTRSTLVAIRPLDISGQGYNNWIFMSTHYWDEDPQGLWTLGLENKGYYFNTGTLYYYTLLLYGTAEDMTARPYGSQVTSRTCVQRDTEGLCQESHRPPFILVHTYTQQPVTKGQGSGDPPESLLGRPGQRLHCLFPVPHAGRAPGLLQGLPPPVATPATSPGPKYWPCWPGLSGDPSLLEEGPPTPG